One window from the genome of Flavobacterium agricola encodes:
- a CDS encoding CBS domain-containing protein: MKQRVPVSHIMAKGLLVITPNKKVSEAYQLLNEYDIRHLPVVEGTKLVGVISKNDLSKAGYVTPEMNETAIMEIYSAYKVEDIMVKNPVAITADTNIKEAAELLAQQSFHSLPVVDNNEVVGIITTTDLIKYLIDQY, from the coding sequence ATGAAACAAAGAGTTCCCGTATCACACATTATGGCTAAAGGCTTGCTTGTTATTACACCCAATAAAAAAGTAAGTGAAGCCTACCAATTGTTAAACGAATACGATATTAGACATTTACCCGTTGTAGAGGGCACCAAGTTAGTAGGCGTTATTAGTAAAAACGATTTATCTAAAGCCGGTTACGTAACCCCAGAGATGAACGAAACAGCTATAATGGAAATTTACAGCGCTTATAAGGTAGAAGATATTATGGTTAAAAACCCAGTAGCTATTACTGCCGATACCAATATTAAAGAAGCTGCCGAATTGCTAGCCCAACAAAGCTTTCACTCCTTACCTGTAGTAGATAATAACGAGGTAGTAGGTATTATTACCACCACCGATTTAATTAAATATTTAATAGACCAATATTAA